One window from the genome of Malus domestica chromosome 01, GDT2T_hap1 encodes:
- the LOC103444670 gene encoding uncharacterized protein codes for MFSPFSCASFSHQVEEDDEHMISTSPPSPRKSSRSRSAGLIYRRHNKDSKNPYSDRGLDKFSALVADLEEKRQKIYEQIDPKDKSFVRFVFKDETDTSAPVPIVIKLKDKTKTISDREEKHANPNSEAFENIDQSHIDKKDMKQKQSRSESDQGSKKGRFSSWKMKLDEWRKPYYYLPVVVIFILVLLTLFGRSFAILCTSIFWYAVPTVKESSSNTRRPAASKKKDYVRRLSAILC; via the coding sequence ATGTTCAGCCCTTTCAGTTGTGCCAGTTTTAGTCACCAagtagaagaagatgatgagcaCATGATTTCAACTTCGCCTCCATCTCCAAGAAAATCATCGAGATCGAGAAGCGCTGGCCTGATTTACAGAAGACACAACAAGGACAGCAAAAACCCATATTCGGACCGGGGCCTTGACAAGTTTTCTGCACTTGTAGCTGACCTAGAAGAAAAAAGGCAGAAGATTTATGAGCAAATTGACCCGAAAGACAAATCTTTTGTGCGGTTCGTGTTCAAGGACGAGACTGATACAAGTGCTCCGGTTCCAATCGTGATCAAACtgaaagacaaaacaaagaCAATTAGTGATCGTGAAGAGAAGCATGCAAACCCTAATTCAGAAGCCTTTGAAAATATTGACCAATCCCACATCGACAAGAAAGACATGAAGCAGAAGCAATCGAGATCGGAATCTGATCAAGGGAGCAAGAAGGGAAGATTTTCAAGTTGGAAAATGAAGTTGGATGAGTGGAGAAAGCCGTATTATTATTTGCCGGTCGTTGTGATCTTTATTTTGGTGCTGTTGACCTTGTTTGGGCGGTCGTTTGCCATATTGTGTACGTCTATTTTTTGGTACGCGGTTCCAACTGTGAAAGAGAGCTCGAGTAATACAAGGAGGCCGGCggcatcaaagaagaaagattATGTTAGAAGATTGAGTGCAATACTATGTTAG
- the MYB1 gene encoding transcription factor MYB86-like, protein MTAPNGAVPKQADDRPGTEAELNEGAVPNGKVRGPWSPEEDAVLSRLVSNFGARNWSLIARGIPGRSGKSCRLRWCNQLDPCVKRKPFSEEEDRIIVSAHAIHGNKWAVIAKLLPGRTDNGIKNHWNSTLRRKCFDKGRFNTGPGEMMEDDTFDRKNASSEETLSVGNISSFKTHEGREVLMENRPNQFDVRSHAKEGSGAAESKHNSTLIAEPRDHPTLQSTICCPVARVSAFSVYNRPSVPANASSLSRTVPSHGPLVPITKLDFGFDNFLEGACNEPTVPQRCGHGCCDRIEGHSQSSLLGPEFVEYDEPLPFSSHELISIATDLNKIAWIKGGLESNGIRMPEHVASQRVFQAAATTLQMGLPANTPMNDHMRFEEGRNKLMGMMTDVLSTQVPRQTFAMPTEVEGLS, encoded by the exons ATGACGGCCCCAAACGGCGCCGTCCCCAAACAAGCCGACGACCGCCCCGGCACCGAGGCCGAGTTGAACGAGGGCGCAGTGCCCAACGGGAAAGTGAGGGGACCGTGGTCGCCCGAGGAGGACGCGGTGCTGAGCCGGCTCGTGAGCAACTTCGGGGCGAGGAATTGGAGCCTGATCGCCCGAGGAATTCCCGGACGGTCTGGGAAGTCGTGCCGGCTGAGGTGGTGTAATCAGCTTGACCCCTGCGTCAAGCGTAAACCCTTTTCTG AGGAAGAAGACCGTATTATAGTTTCAGCACATGCTATCCATGGGAACAAATGGGCAGTAATTGCAAAGCTTCTTCCAGGTAGAACAGATAACGGAATCAAGAACCATTGGAATTCTACACTAAGGCGCAAGTGCTTTGATAAAGGAAGGTTTAATACTGGACCTGGGGAAATGATGGAAGATGACACCTTTGACAGAAAAAATGCATCCTCAGAAGAAACCCTGTCAGTTGGGAATATCAGTTCATTCAAGACTCATGAAGGAAGAGAGGTCTTGATGGAAAATAGACCAAACCAGTTCGATGTAAGAAGTCATGCAAAGGAGGGCTCTGGCGCTGCCGAATCAAAGCACAATTCTACTCTTATTGCCGAGCCAAGAGACCATCCGACTCTCCAGTCCACCATTTGTTGTCCAGTGGCACGTGTTAGTGCATTTAGTGTTTATAACCGTCCAAGTGTTCCAGCAAATGCTTCATCGTTGTCAAGGACAGTCCCAAGTCATGGCCCTTTGGTCCCAATAACTAAACTAGATTTCGGCTTTGACAACTTCCTTGAAGGTGCATGCAATGAGCCTACGGTTCCTCAACGCTGTGGTCACGGTTGCTGTGATCGAATTGAGGGGCATTCTCAAAGCTCGTTGTTGGGGCCTGAGTTCGTTGAGTATGATGAGCCTCTCCCTTTCTCTAGCCACGAATTAATCTCCATTGCTACGGATTTGAACAAGATTGCATGGATTAAGGGTGGCCTTGAGAGTAATGGGATAAGGATGCCAGAGCACGTAGCAAGCCAGAGAGTCTTTCAAGCAGCTGCCACTACCTTGCAAATGGGGTTGCCAGCAAACACTCCGATGAATGACCATATGCGCTTTGAGGAAGGAAGAAACAAGTTGATGGGAATGATGACGGACGTGCTATCAACCCAGGTGCCTAGACAAACTTTTGCAATGCCAACTGAAGTTGAGGGATTGAGCTAG